Proteins from a genomic interval of Nasonia vitripennis strain AsymCx chromosome 3, Nvit_psr_1.1, whole genome shotgun sequence:
- the LOC100119820 gene encoding rap guanine nucleotide exchange factor 2 isoform X14, producing MIAIDYPEVHSRMHRPPQAHPISDHRPVNLVFEDTFSQGLTGRPELYQKSNRSSHSSDTSSAYSGSDTMTSVQSSLDQDPDEVDLSGLQESVVDSDEEEDLAESMDSLTVRDTVRECLEKDPGERTEDDIEVLLDFTQHLKAFTNMTLAVRRALCAVMVFAVVERAGMVVLTDGEELDSWSVLINGTVEVEHNGTVDQLHVGDSFGILPTMETLLHRGIMRTKCDDCQFVCVTQVDYYRIQHQGEENTRRHEEDGRVILVTELRGALDGGARRGHVVIRGTSDRLMLQLIEENSITDPTYVEDFLLTHRTFVDNSQFVANQLLEWFEQAQVRDRVARVVLLWVNNHFTDFETDPMMMEFLEKFEACLEKEKMLGQQRLLNIACAAKARTRNVVLARPSRDEVLHFSILGGYEKKYGIFISKVEKKSKAEDVGLKRGDQILEVNGQSFEHVNHAKALEILRGSTHLSITVKSNLLAFKEMLAKPDNSPRQRSRPSKPEILPRLQTDPRIRLSTHVDPLTPVNPLNPMVGGVPLLIPADSSNVSPCKDAKKEHKGFMTLGPRKRFQKALMKMNILPKNMINDGVHADDPLGPPHTPPGTGLSQQSSNLYHSRSNPDLTSLYCYDEPRAPDYPEHVLKVYKADQTCKYLLVHKETTAHEVVMLALQEFGITESSSNFSLAEVSVGEGGMIKQRRLPDQLQNLAERIGLSSRYYLKTNGISETLVADEQAPDLVRESQVHFLQLNAIEVAAQLTFQDFNIFRQIESTEYVDDLFELKSKYGVPMLSQFAELVNREMFWVVTEVCSEHNIVRRSKIIKQFIKIARQCKECKNFNSMFAIVSGLGHGAVSRLRASWEKLPSKYQRLFSDLQELMDPSRNMSKYRQLVASEQTQPPIIPFYPVVKKDLTFIHLGNDSRVEGLVNFEKLRMIAKEVRTLTNMCSSAYDLQTMLERGGQPSSSAMVALNQMTTGNNQGGQTATVKRRKKSAAAPNPKKMFEEAQMVRRVKAYLANIKVISDEEKLHQLSVECEPHVGAVAMAAAVPLGGSRGRRHPSPTLSTTSSASSTSEGRKSIQGSDWTVRPINRNINMIGTKFGAASPQAVRKMLALSDPHKTRPYQPKHCAAPLPVPGLALHSSALEQSPGAPRRVGSGSNRVPMHERSHSDTPSGLPPPVDLSAESSSVTSLSNLQPLRKTLTSGSVTSSDSGHSTQLDSHSGSSVEAGGSPPPPQRRHSAMQGSVGQFARAAPPFPHAVAVLPPLPNHHHQHQLKHRENDHHYHHHHHYHHPPPPPPPPLPPSRQRHQPVNPLNGGAVSSAGMSSMPPPPLPPPLGRRLPGHECRVPPDYKIAAQMARLHRLGRAHSHEGVTYRNEHEDDDEDAQVSAV from the exons tTTTCACAAGGCCTTACAGGCCGACCAGAGCTCTATCAAAAATCCAACAGAAGTAGTCACTCCAGTGACACTAGTTCAGCGTACAGTGGCTCAGACACCATGACATCTGTACAGAGCTCTCTGGACCAAGATCCAGATGAGGTTGATCTCTCTGGTCTGCAGGAGTCTGTAGTGGACAGTGATGAAGAGGAAGATCTTGCCGAGAGTATGGAT AGTCTAACTGTACGAGACACAGTCAGAGAATGTCTTGAAAAAGATCCTGGAGAGAGGACAGAAGACGATATCGAAGTTCTTCTTGACTTCACGCAGCATCTCAAGGCCTTCACAAACATGACTCTGGCAGTAAGACGGGCACTCTGTGCAGTAATGGTGTTCGCAGTGGTTGAACGTGCAGGAATGGTTGTTCTGACCGATGGAGAAGAGCTGGACAGTTGGAGTGTCCTCATCAATGGAACAGTGGAAGTAGAACACAATGGAACTGTTGATCAGTTGCATGTGGGAGACAGTTTCGGTATTCTGCCCACAATGGAGACACTCTTACACCGCGGGATTATGAGGACAAA GTGCGACGACTGCCAGTTCGTGTGCGTCACCCAGGTGGATTACTACAGAATTCAGCACCAGGGTGAAGAGAACACGAGGCGACACGAGGAAGACGGCCGTGTTATTCTGGTCACGGAGTTGCGCGGTGCCCTGGACGGCGGGGCGCGACGCGGCCACGTCGTCATCCGGGGCACATCCGATAGACTAATGCTTCAACTAATCGAAGAGAACAGTATTACCGACCCGACTTACGTCGAGGATTTCCTGCTTACGCACCGTACCTTCGTCGACAACTCGCAGTTCGTCGCTAATCAGCTGCTAGAGTGGTTCGAGCAAGCCCAGGTCAGAGACAGGGTGGCACGCGTTGTCCTTCTGTGGGTCAACAATCACTTCACGGACTTCGAGACCGATCCCATGATGATGGAGTTTCTCGAAAAGTTTGAGGCTTGTCTCGAGAAGGAGAAGATGCTCGGACAACAAAG ATTGTTAAACATTGCGTGTGCAGCCAAGGCGAGGACGCGAAACGTCGTTTTGGCACGACCAAGTCGAGACGAGGTTCTTCACTTCAGTATCTTAGGAGGCTACGAAAAGAAATATGGTATATTTATTTCTAAAGTAGAGAAGAAATCGAAGGCGGAGGACGTCGGACTCAAGCGAGGTGATCAGATTCTCGAGGTCAACGGACAGAGCTTCGAGCACGTCAATCACGCGAAAGCCCTGGAAATTCTCAGAGGTTCGACGCATCTTAGCATCACCGTCAAATCGAATCTCTTAG CATTCAAAGAAATGCTTGCGAAGCCGGACAATTCACCACGACAGCGCAGCCGACCAAGCAAACCCGAAATACTTCCGAGACTGCAGACTGATCCGCGAATAAGGTTATCGACTCACGTCGATCCACTGACACCTGTTAATCCTCTAAATCCAATGGTTGGCGGAGTGCCACTTCTCATTCCAGCCGACAGTAGTAACGTCTCACCGTGCAAAGACGCGAAAAAGGAGCACAAGGGTTTCATGACACTTGGACCCAGAAAGAGATTCCAAAAAGCTCTCATGAAGATGAATATTTTGCCAAAGAATATGATCAA CGACGGAGTTCACGCGGACGATCCTTTAGGACCACCTCACACACCTCCGGGTACCGGTCTCTCCCAGCAGTCTTCCAACCTATACCACTCGCGCTCCAATCCCGACCTGACCTCGCTTTACTGTTACGATGAGCCGCGAGCGCCTGACTACCCAGAGCACGTGCTCAAGGTGTACAAGGCCGATCAGACTTGCAAGTACCTGCTCGTACACAAAGAAACGACGGCCCATGAGGTGGTCATGCTTGCACTTCAGGAATTTGGAATCACTGAAAGTAGCTCAAACTTCTCTTTAGCTGAGGTTAGCGTTGGCGAAGGTGGTATGATCAAGCAGAGGCGATTGCCTGACCAGCTGCAAAATCTGGCCGAAAGAATCGGTCTGAGCTCCAGGTATTACCTAAAGACAAACGGGATCTCGGAGACTTTAGTGGCAGATGAACAGGCGCCCGATCTGGTGAGGGAGTCTCAAGTGCATTTCCTGCAATTGAATGCAATCGAAGTCGCTGCTCAGTTAACTTTCCAGGATTTCAACATATTCAG GCAAATCGAATCTACCGAATATGTGGACGATCTTTTTGAATTGAAAAGTAAATACGGTGTGCCAATGCTGAGCCAATTTGCTGAATTGGTTAACCGTGAAATGTTTTGGGTTGTAACGGAAGTATGCTCAGAACATAATATTGTTAGGCGAAGTAAAATCATCAaacaatttatcaaaataGCAC gtCAATGCAAAGAGTGTAAAAACTTCAACTCTATGTTTGCAATTGTCTCTGGCCTGGGTCATGGAGCGGTTTCAAGACTCAGAGCCTCTTGGGAAAAGTTGCCAAGCAAGTACCAGAGGCTTTTTAGCGACTTGCAAGAGCTTATGGATCCCAGTCGAAACATGAGCAAATACCGACAATTGGTTGCAAGCGAACAAACTCAGCCACCGATC attCCATTTTATCCAGTAGTTAAGAAAGATCTGACCTTCATTCATCTCGGAAACGACTCTAGGGTTGAAGGCTTAGTGAACTTTGAGAAGCTCCGAATGATAGCGAAGGAAGTTCGGACTCTAACGAACATGTGCTCGTCTGCTTACGACTTGCAAACAATGTTAGAACGAGGAGGACAGCCATCTAGCTCTGCTATGGTGGCTCTCAATCAAATGACCACGGGTAATAATCAAG GCGGACAAACGGCAACGGTTAAGAGGCGAAAGAAGTCTGCCGCTGCACCCAACCCAAAGAAGATGTTCGAGGAGGCTCAAATGGTGCGACGCGTAAAAGCTTATCTCGCCAACATCAAGGTCATCTCCGATGAAGAGAAGCTCCATCAGTTGTCAGTTGAGTGTGAACCTCACGTGGGAGCAGTGGCCATGGCAGCAGCAGTGCCACTCGGTGGATCACGAGGCAGAAGACACCCGTCTCCGACTCTCTCAACGACGAGCAGCGCCAGTAGTACGAGcgaaggaagaaagagtatacAAG GGAGTGATTGGACAGTTCGCCCAATTAACCGCAATATAAATATGATTg GCACAAAGTTCGGTGCGGCATCACCCCAAGCGGTACGTAAGATGTTGGCTCTCTCGGACCCGCATAAGACCCGGCCTTACCAGCCGAAACACTGTGCGGCACCGCTTCCGGTGCCCGGACTCGCTCTGCACTCATCGGCACTGGAGCAGAGCCCTGGCGCACCTCGACGCGTCGGTTCGGGTAGCAACCGCGTACCCATGCACGAGCGTTCACACAGCGATACGCCCTCAGGCCTGCCACCACCGGTCGACCTCAGCGCTGAGAGTAGTAGCGTCACCAGTCTCAGCAATCTTCAGCCGCTCAGGAAGACCTTGACCAGCG GTTCGGTGACGAGCAGTGACAGTGGTCACAGTACCCAGCTGGACAGCCACAGCGGGAGCAGCGTCGAGGCCGGCGGCAGTCCACCGCCTCCCCAGAGACGGCACTCTGCCATGCAAG GCTCGGTAGGTCAGTTCGCGCGCGCCGCTCCGCCGTTCCCGCACGCGGTGGCGGTCCTGCCACCGCTACCCAATCACCATCACCAGCACCAGCTTAAGCACCGGGAAAACgatcatcattatcatcatcatcaccatTATCATCatccaccgccgccgccaccaccACCGTTACCGCCATCACGCCAACGCCATCAACCGGTGAATCCCCTCAACG
- the LOC100119820 gene encoding rap guanine nucleotide exchange factor 2 isoform X17 has product MDTFGGMYQFSQGLTGRPELYQKSNRSSHSSDTSSAYSGSDTMTSVQSSLDQDPDEVDLSGLQESVVDSDEEEDLAESMDSLTVRDTVRECLEKDPGERTEDDIEVLLDFTQHLKAFTNMTLAVRRALCAVMVFAVVERAGMVVLTDGEELDSWSVLINGTVEVEHNGTVDQLHVGDSFGILPTMETLLHRGIMRTKCDDCQFVCVTQVDYYRIQHQGEENTRRHEEDGRVILVTELRGALDGGARRGHVVIRGTSDRLMLQLIEENSITDPTYVEDFLLTHRTFVDNSQFVANQLLEWFEQAQVRDRVARVVLLWVNNHFTDFETDPMMMEFLEKFEACLEKEKMLGQQRLLNIACAAKARTRNVVLARPSRDEVLHFSILGGYEKKYGIFISKVEKKSKAEDVGLKRGDQILEVNGQSFEHVNHAKALEILRGSTHLSITVKSNLLAFKEMLAKPDNSPRQRSRPSKPEILPRLQTDPRIRLSTHVDPLTPVNPLNPMVGGVPLLIPADSSNVSPCKDAKKEHKGFMTLGPRKRFQKALMKMNILPKNMINDGVHADDPLGPPHTPPGTGLSQQSSNLYHSRSNPDLTSLYCYDEPRAPDYPEHVLKVYKADQTCKYLLVHKETTAHEVVMLALQEFGITESSSNFSLAEVSVGEGGMIKQRRLPDQLQNLAERIGLSSRYYLKTNGISETLVADEQAPDLVRESQVHFLQLNAIEVAAQLTFQDFNIFRQIESTEYVDDLFELKSKYGVPMLSQFAELVNREMFWVVTEVCSEHNIVRRSKIIKQFIKIARQCKECKNFNSMFAIVSGLGHGAVSRLRASWEKLPSKYQRLFSDLQELMDPSRNMSKYRQLVASEQTQPPIIPFYPVVKKDLTFIHLGNDSRVEGLVNFEKLRMIAKEVRTLTNMCSSAYDLQTMLERGGQPSSSAMVALNQMTTGNNQGGQTATVKRRKKSAAAPNPKKMFEEAQMVRRVKAYLANIKVISDEEKLHQLSVECEPHVGAVAMAAAVPLGGSRGRRHPSPTLSTTSSASSTSEGRKSIQGSDWTVRPINRNINMIGTKFGAASPQAVRKMLALSDPHKTRPYQPKHCAAPLPVPGLALHSSALEQSPGAPRRVGSGSNRVPMHERSHSDTPSGLPPPVDLSAESSSVTSLSNLQPLRKTLTSGSVTSSDSGHSTQLDSHSGSSVEAGGSPPPPQRRHSAMQGSVGQFARAAPPFPHAVAVLPPLPNHHHQHQLKHRENDHHYHHHHHYHHPPPPPPPPLPPSRQRHQPVNPLNGGAVSSAGMSSMPPPPLPPPLGRRLPGHECRVPPDYKIAAQMARLHRLGRAHSHEGVTYRNEHEDDDEDAQVSAV; this is encoded by the exons ATGGATACCTTCGGCGGCATGTACCAA tTTTCACAAGGCCTTACAGGCCGACCAGAGCTCTATCAAAAATCCAACAGAAGTAGTCACTCCAGTGACACTAGTTCAGCGTACAGTGGCTCAGACACCATGACATCTGTACAGAGCTCTCTGGACCAAGATCCAGATGAGGTTGATCTCTCTGGTCTGCAGGAGTCTGTAGTGGACAGTGATGAAGAGGAAGATCTTGCCGAGAGTATGGAT AGTCTAACTGTACGAGACACAGTCAGAGAATGTCTTGAAAAAGATCCTGGAGAGAGGACAGAAGACGATATCGAAGTTCTTCTTGACTTCACGCAGCATCTCAAGGCCTTCACAAACATGACTCTGGCAGTAAGACGGGCACTCTGTGCAGTAATGGTGTTCGCAGTGGTTGAACGTGCAGGAATGGTTGTTCTGACCGATGGAGAAGAGCTGGACAGTTGGAGTGTCCTCATCAATGGAACAGTGGAAGTAGAACACAATGGAACTGTTGATCAGTTGCATGTGGGAGACAGTTTCGGTATTCTGCCCACAATGGAGACACTCTTACACCGCGGGATTATGAGGACAAA GTGCGACGACTGCCAGTTCGTGTGCGTCACCCAGGTGGATTACTACAGAATTCAGCACCAGGGTGAAGAGAACACGAGGCGACACGAGGAAGACGGCCGTGTTATTCTGGTCACGGAGTTGCGCGGTGCCCTGGACGGCGGGGCGCGACGCGGCCACGTCGTCATCCGGGGCACATCCGATAGACTAATGCTTCAACTAATCGAAGAGAACAGTATTACCGACCCGACTTACGTCGAGGATTTCCTGCTTACGCACCGTACCTTCGTCGACAACTCGCAGTTCGTCGCTAATCAGCTGCTAGAGTGGTTCGAGCAAGCCCAGGTCAGAGACAGGGTGGCACGCGTTGTCCTTCTGTGGGTCAACAATCACTTCACGGACTTCGAGACCGATCCCATGATGATGGAGTTTCTCGAAAAGTTTGAGGCTTGTCTCGAGAAGGAGAAGATGCTCGGACAACAAAG ATTGTTAAACATTGCGTGTGCAGCCAAGGCGAGGACGCGAAACGTCGTTTTGGCACGACCAAGTCGAGACGAGGTTCTTCACTTCAGTATCTTAGGAGGCTACGAAAAGAAATATGGTATATTTATTTCTAAAGTAGAGAAGAAATCGAAGGCGGAGGACGTCGGACTCAAGCGAGGTGATCAGATTCTCGAGGTCAACGGACAGAGCTTCGAGCACGTCAATCACGCGAAAGCCCTGGAAATTCTCAGAGGTTCGACGCATCTTAGCATCACCGTCAAATCGAATCTCTTAG CATTCAAAGAAATGCTTGCGAAGCCGGACAATTCACCACGACAGCGCAGCCGACCAAGCAAACCCGAAATACTTCCGAGACTGCAGACTGATCCGCGAATAAGGTTATCGACTCACGTCGATCCACTGACACCTGTTAATCCTCTAAATCCAATGGTTGGCGGAGTGCCACTTCTCATTCCAGCCGACAGTAGTAACGTCTCACCGTGCAAAGACGCGAAAAAGGAGCACAAGGGTTTCATGACACTTGGACCCAGAAAGAGATTCCAAAAAGCTCTCATGAAGATGAATATTTTGCCAAAGAATATGATCAA CGACGGAGTTCACGCGGACGATCCTTTAGGACCACCTCACACACCTCCGGGTACCGGTCTCTCCCAGCAGTCTTCCAACCTATACCACTCGCGCTCCAATCCCGACCTGACCTCGCTTTACTGTTACGATGAGCCGCGAGCGCCTGACTACCCAGAGCACGTGCTCAAGGTGTACAAGGCCGATCAGACTTGCAAGTACCTGCTCGTACACAAAGAAACGACGGCCCATGAGGTGGTCATGCTTGCACTTCAGGAATTTGGAATCACTGAAAGTAGCTCAAACTTCTCTTTAGCTGAGGTTAGCGTTGGCGAAGGTGGTATGATCAAGCAGAGGCGATTGCCTGACCAGCTGCAAAATCTGGCCGAAAGAATCGGTCTGAGCTCCAGGTATTACCTAAAGACAAACGGGATCTCGGAGACTTTAGTGGCAGATGAACAGGCGCCCGATCTGGTGAGGGAGTCTCAAGTGCATTTCCTGCAATTGAATGCAATCGAAGTCGCTGCTCAGTTAACTTTCCAGGATTTCAACATATTCAG GCAAATCGAATCTACCGAATATGTGGACGATCTTTTTGAATTGAAAAGTAAATACGGTGTGCCAATGCTGAGCCAATTTGCTGAATTGGTTAACCGTGAAATGTTTTGGGTTGTAACGGAAGTATGCTCAGAACATAATATTGTTAGGCGAAGTAAAATCATCAaacaatttatcaaaataGCAC gtCAATGCAAAGAGTGTAAAAACTTCAACTCTATGTTTGCAATTGTCTCTGGCCTGGGTCATGGAGCGGTTTCAAGACTCAGAGCCTCTTGGGAAAAGTTGCCAAGCAAGTACCAGAGGCTTTTTAGCGACTTGCAAGAGCTTATGGATCCCAGTCGAAACATGAGCAAATACCGACAATTGGTTGCAAGCGAACAAACTCAGCCACCGATC attCCATTTTATCCAGTAGTTAAGAAAGATCTGACCTTCATTCATCTCGGAAACGACTCTAGGGTTGAAGGCTTAGTGAACTTTGAGAAGCTCCGAATGATAGCGAAGGAAGTTCGGACTCTAACGAACATGTGCTCGTCTGCTTACGACTTGCAAACAATGTTAGAACGAGGAGGACAGCCATCTAGCTCTGCTATGGTGGCTCTCAATCAAATGACCACGGGTAATAATCAAG GCGGACAAACGGCAACGGTTAAGAGGCGAAAGAAGTCTGCCGCTGCACCCAACCCAAAGAAGATGTTCGAGGAGGCTCAAATGGTGCGACGCGTAAAAGCTTATCTCGCCAACATCAAGGTCATCTCCGATGAAGAGAAGCTCCATCAGTTGTCAGTTGAGTGTGAACCTCACGTGGGAGCAGTGGCCATGGCAGCAGCAGTGCCACTCGGTGGATCACGAGGCAGAAGACACCCGTCTCCGACTCTCTCAACGACGAGCAGCGCCAGTAGTACGAGcgaaggaagaaagagtatacAAG GGAGTGATTGGACAGTTCGCCCAATTAACCGCAATATAAATATGATTg GCACAAAGTTCGGTGCGGCATCACCCCAAGCGGTACGTAAGATGTTGGCTCTCTCGGACCCGCATAAGACCCGGCCTTACCAGCCGAAACACTGTGCGGCACCGCTTCCGGTGCCCGGACTCGCTCTGCACTCATCGGCACTGGAGCAGAGCCCTGGCGCACCTCGACGCGTCGGTTCGGGTAGCAACCGCGTACCCATGCACGAGCGTTCACACAGCGATACGCCCTCAGGCCTGCCACCACCGGTCGACCTCAGCGCTGAGAGTAGTAGCGTCACCAGTCTCAGCAATCTTCAGCCGCTCAGGAAGACCTTGACCAGCG GTTCGGTGACGAGCAGTGACAGTGGTCACAGTACCCAGCTGGACAGCCACAGCGGGAGCAGCGTCGAGGCCGGCGGCAGTCCACCGCCTCCCCAGAGACGGCACTCTGCCATGCAAG GCTCGGTAGGTCAGTTCGCGCGCGCCGCTCCGCCGTTCCCGCACGCGGTGGCGGTCCTGCCACCGCTACCCAATCACCATCACCAGCACCAGCTTAAGCACCGGGAAAACgatcatcattatcatcatcatcaccatTATCATCatccaccgccgccgccaccaccACCGTTACCGCCATCACGCCAACGCCATCAACCGGTGAATCCCCTCAACG